A single region of the Musa acuminata AAA Group cultivar baxijiao chromosome BXJ1-11, Cavendish_Baxijiao_AAA, whole genome shotgun sequence genome encodes:
- the LOC135597828 gene encoding NDR1/HIN1-like protein 13, whose amino-acid sequence MASTIAAEWHPRVACRTRRHGPVCEPFDALPPHIPLPFFLFSSSFGFLALYRSTTTLLSRLLHDPSSSSLLRLTMHGENRAGHSSHHQPAQGQPQQPQTAKLIIRPQASPPTHPVAWFAAAFCTLLWVAIILGGLAVLIIYLVFRPRNPRLEISSVTLNGAYVDVGTLNADLTILANFSNPNEKVYVSFSYMQLDLYYQGTMIATQAVEPFEEGRGESVLRTVHMISSQVPLPGKVADALRGGKMGEGLSLELVGSFRIRLDLGSWLHYTYWLHGRCDIFVGGPPNGALLSSRCTTKH is encoded by the coding sequence ATGGCGTCAACCATCGCAGCTGAATGGCATCCACGGGTTGCTTGTAGAACCAGAAGACATGGCCCTGTTTGCGAACCGTTTGATGCCTTGCCTCCTCACATCCCCcttcctttctttttattttcttcttcttttggcttTCTAGCCCTCTATAGAAGCACCACCACTCTTTTGTCTCGCCTCCTCCATGATCCATCCTCCAGTTCCTTGCTCCGCCTCACCATGCACGGTGAGAACCGAGCAGGCCACTCGTCTCACCACCAGCCGGCGCAGGGGCAGCCCCAGCAGCCGCAGACTGCCAAGCTCATCATCCGGCCGCAAGCGTCGCCCCCGACTCACCCTGTCGCATGGTTCGCGGCGGCGTTCTGCACTTTGCTCTGGGTCGCCATCATCCTCGGCGGGCTCGCCGTCCTCATCATCTACCTCGTCTTCCGGCCGAGGAATCCCCGGCTCGAGATCTCCAGCGTCACCCTCAACGGTGCCTACGTCGACGTCGGCACCCTCAACGCCGACCTGACCATCCTCGCCAACTTCTCCAACCCCAACGAGAAGGTGTACGTGAGCTTCAGCTACATGCAGCTCGACCTGTATTACCAAGGCACCATGATCGCGACGCAGGCCGTGGAGCCGTTCGAGGAGGGGAGGGGGGAGTCGGTGCTGCGGACCGTGCACATGATATCGAGCCAGGTGCCGCTGCCGGGGAAGGTGGCCGACGCGTTGCGGGGTGGAAAGATGGGGGAAGGGTTGTCCCTGGAGTTGGTCGGCTCGTTCCGCATCAGATTGGATCTGGGGAGCTGGTTGCACTACACGTACTGGCTGCATGGCCGCTGCGACATCTTCGTCGGGGGCCCGCCAAACGGAGCGCTGCTGTCCAGTAGGTGCACCACCAAGCACTGA
- the LOC135596688 gene encoding GDSL esterase/lipase At3g48460-like produces the protein MVGSHPSVTITISFLLLVLPPTSFCFVTGSATGATQRRRHFSKIYAFGDSFTDTGNTHSTTGPYSFGYVSSPPYGTTFFRHSTNRYSDGRLVVDFLASMLSLPFLPPYLDRAADFSHGVNFAVAGSTAIEHDFFVKNNVTIDITPQSLMTQLMWFDKYLEEKGCKTRGSRRCRAATADALFWVGEIGANDYAYGFTSTLSPTVIQQLAVKKVFDFVEALLIRGAKYIVVQGLPLTGCLPLTLTLAPSDDRDDIGCVASVNRQSYNHNAIVQNELQELRDRFPEAIISYADFLGAHHNVMKHPAAYGFTEKLKVCCGSGGDPYNFDLFATCGSPNVTTACPEPNKFINWDGVHLTEAMYKVVADVFFHHGYCKPSFDVLLTAKSLES, from the exons ATGGTTGGCTCTCACCCCTCCGTCACCATCACCATCTCTTTCCTCCTCCTCGTTCTACCACCGACTTCTTTCTGTTTCGTTACTGGTTCTGCAACTGGTGCGACGCAGCGGCGACGCCATTTCTCAAAGATCTATGCCTTTGGAGACTCCTTCACCGACACCGGCAACACCCACTCGACCACGGGTCCATACTCCTTTGGATACGTCTCCTCGCCTCCCTATGGCACCACCTTCTTTCGCCACTCCACCAACAGGTATTCCGATGGCCGCCTGGTGGTCGACTTCCTCGCCTCCATGCTCTCGCTTCCGTTCCTGCCACCATACCTCGACAGGGCTGCTGATTTCTCCCACGGCGTCAACTTTGCGGTTGCTGGATCCACAGCGATCGAACATGACTTCTTTGTGAAGAACAACGTCACGATCGATATCACCCCCCAGTCTCTAATGACACAGCTCATGTGGTTTGACAAATACCTCGAGGAGAAAGGCTGCAAGACGAGGGGATCACGTCGGTGTCGAGCAGCGACAGCAGACGCTCTCTTCTGGGTGGGTGAGATCGGAGCCAACGACTACGCTTATGGTTTTACATCGACCCTGTCCCCCACCGTCATTCAGCAACTTGCCGTCAAGAAGGTCTTCGACTTTGTAGAG GCTCTGCTAATCAGAGGCGCCAAGTACATTGTGGTTCAAGGTTTGCCATTGACAGGGTGTCTACCACTAACCTTGACGCTGGCACCGTCAGACGACAGAGATGACATTGGCTGTGTTGCAAGCGTGAACCGCCAAAGCTACAACCATAATGCCATTGTTCAGAACGAGTTACAAGAACTAAGGGACCGATTTCCTGAAGCTATCATCTCATATGCTGACTTCCTGGGTGCACACCATAACGTGATGAAACACCCAGCAGCGTATGGTTTTACGGAGAAGTTAAAGGTTTGCTGCGGTAGCGGGGGTGATCCTTATAATTTTGACCTATTTGCCACATGTGGCTCCCCAAATGTTACCACAGCCTGCCCTGAACCTAACAAGTTCATAAACTGGGATGGAGTCCACCTGACCGAAGCAATGTACAAAGTTGTGGCCGACGTGTTCTTCCACCATGGTTACTGTAAACCATCCTTTGATGTGCTACTTACTGCCAAGAGTCTGGAGAGTTGA